DNA sequence from the Butyricimonas faecalis genome:
TTGAAAGGGACTGGACTTACTTACCGGTTGATGGATAACACGATCGTGATTCAACATGTTGCCGTAACAAGTAGCGATACGCTTTCCAAGGTTACCGTGAAAGGAATAGTGAAAGATAAAAAAGGGGAATTACTTCCCGGGGTAACTATTCGGGTAAAAGGGACAACTTTAGGGTTTGTAACCAATGTAAAGGGGAAATTTGATATTGATTTGCCCAAACGGGATAGTCTAGTATTGATTTTTTCTTTCGTGGGCTATAAGCAGCAGGAGATAGCAGTGAAAAAAGACAATAAACCTTTGACTATTGTACTGGTTGAAGATCTGCAGGAAGTGGAGGAAGTTGTAGTAACGGGTATATTTAACAAACCGAAGGAAAGTTTTACGGGAGCGGTTACGGCTGTGACTAAAGAGGACATTAAGCGGAATTTTTCTCGGAATTTATTGCAAACATTATCCAATTTGGATCCGAGTTTTCGTATCGTGGAGAATAATGCTTACGGTTCGGATCCGAATGTTTTACCAGAGATCCAGTTGAGAGGGGCATCTACTTTTGCAAACGTGCAGGATTTGCAATTGGCGACCCGTGCGGAGTTGAATTTACCCTTGTTTATTTTGGATGGTTTTGAGGTTTCTTTGGAGCGGGTGCAAGATTTGAATAACGAGGATATCGAGAATATTACAATCTTGAAGGATGCGAGTGCGACGTCTATTTATGGTTCCCGGGGAGCAAACGGCGTTGTAGTAATCACGTCGCTTGTGCCGAAAGCCGGTACGTTGAAAGCAAGTTATCGGGGGAGTGTAAAACTAGAAATACCGGATTTGAGTACTTACGATTTGTTGAATGCCAAAGAGAAGTTGGATTTGGAATATCGATTAGGAGCGTGGGATGCGGAAGCTTATCAAGATTTGTACCGAGAGTTAAAAGAGAAAGTGGATAACGGCTTAGATTATGATTGGCTATCTCTTCCGGTGCGGACTGGCGTGGGGCAAAATCATAGTTTGAACGTGATGGGTGGAAACGAAGAGTGGCGTTTTAGTGCTAATTTGGCTTACGACGAAACTATCGGTGTCATGAAAGGATCCGATCGAAAGAATTTTAACGGCTCGCTAAATCTGAGTTATCAAACTAAGAAATTGATGGTTTCGGAAAACCTTGCCATCGGAACGAATAATAATGCTAATAGTCCTTATGGTACATTTTCGGATTACGTAGCGATGAATCCCTATTGGACTCCCTATGATGATAACGGTAAGTTGATAGAGAATTACGATCATCCGCTGACTACATCTGCCAATAGTAAAAAAGAGAATCCTGTATATAATAAGTATATCGGGAATTGGAATAAAACCAGATACACGAATGTGCGGAATTCCACCAGTGTACGGTATAATTTCACGGAGAATTTTTATTTGGTAGGTACGTTGGGACTGTCCCGGAATTTTAGTCAAGCGGATAATTTTGTACCTCCTTCTCATAAACAGTTTGCAGGGAAAGAAGTGAATCAAAAAGGAAGGTTTGGGAGAACCGAAACTGAAACTAATCAATGGCAAGGGCGTTTGAATTTGAATTACACGAATACTTTCAACGAAAAGCATATGCTGACATTGGGAGGTTCCGGCGAGATAGAAGAAAAAAAGGAGGAGAGACTATCATGGGCTGGCACGGGATTCTCGAATGATAATATCGATTTCCCGTCAATGGCATTGGGGTATGGGGATAACACGTATCCGACAGGTTCTAAAAATACAACCCGCCGTATCGCTTTGATTTTTTCAGGTAATTATTATTATGATATGCGTTACTTCTTTGACGTAAATTTTAATGCGAACGGCTCGTCTTCTTTTGGAGAGGATAGCCGATGGGCTACATTTTGGTCGGTAGGAGCCGGGTGGAATATCAGTAATGAAGAATTTTTTATCGAGTACGTTCCTTTTATTCAATGGTTGAAAGTAAAAGGTTCTTATGGAGTTTCTGGGAATATGGGATTTAGTCCGGAAGATGCGATGGCTGTGTATACTCTGGATACGGAAAATGATTATATGTCACGATTCGGGGCTTATTTGAAAGCATTCGGCAACTCGACATTGAAGTGGCAAAATACTTACCAATTGAATCTGGGGGTAGAATTGCACACGTGGAATCGTCGTTTGCAATTTGAATTCAGTTATTACGATAAGTTGACGAATAATACGGTAGCGGAAATGTTACTTCCCATATCTCATGGCTTCGGGACGGCTAAGGCTAATTCCGGTTCAATTAGAAACAAGGGATGGGATGCGAAAGTTACCGTGAATTTGTTCCATAATCCAAATAGAGGTTTTACTTGGAGTGTAACGGGTTCTTTTAATCACACGAAAAATCTTATTGAAAAGATTTCGGAGGGGTATAAGAAGTTCTTGAAAGAATTGAATTCAAGTATGTACACGGCTGATGTGTATTATCGATACCGTGAAGGTTATTCTATGGATGCGATTTACGGGTTGCGTACTGTGGGAGTAGACCCCGCCACGGGACAGCGGATGTTTTTAACGAAAGACGAGGATGTAACTTTTGCTCAAAATGCGGAGGATATGGTTTATTTGGGAGATCGTTTACCCAAGATAAACGGTAATTTATCTACGAATCTGGCTTATAAAGGGTTTATATTGACTGTTGGTTTTGGCGTGAAATGGGGAGGTAAACAGTTTAATAGTACATTGGCAAACAAAACGGAAAACGCTTACTTGATTCTTAATCAGGATCGTCGCGTGTTATCGGATACTTGGCAGAAACCGGGTGATATTGTTCCTTACA
Encoded proteins:
- a CDS encoding SusC/RagA family TonB-linked outer membrane protein; this translates as MKFLVLLLFVAALPLSASVYGQEARVTLHLKNASFEEVVKVLEKATSYTFLYRDHQVANIKELNLEYTDVDIKVVLDACLKGTGLTYRLMDNTIVIQHVAVTSSDTLSKVTVKGIVKDKKGELLPGVTIRVKGTTLGFVTNVKGKFDIDLPKRDSLVLIFSFVGYKQQEIAVKKDNKPLTIVLVEDLQEVEEVVVTGIFNKPKESFTGAVTAVTKEDIKRNFSRNLLQTLSNLDPSFRIVENNAYGSDPNVLPEIQLRGASTFANVQDLQLATRAELNLPLFILDGFEVSLERVQDLNNEDIENITILKDASATSIYGSRGANGVVVITSLVPKAGTLKASYRGSVKLEIPDLSTYDLLNAKEKLDLEYRLGAWDAEAYQDLYRELKEKVDNGLDYDWLSLPVRTGVGQNHSLNVMGGNEEWRFSANLAYDETIGVMKGSDRKNFNGSLNLSYQTKKLMVSENLAIGTNNNANSPYGTFSDYVAMNPYWTPYDDNGKLIENYDHPLTTSANSKKENPVYNKYIGNWNKTRYTNVRNSTSVRYNFTENFYLVGTLGLSRNFSQADNFVPPSHKQFAGKEVNQKGRFGRTETETNQWQGRLNLNYTNTFNEKHMLTLGGSGEIEEKKEERLSWAGTGFSNDNIDFPSMALGYGDNTYPTGSKNTTRRIALIFSGNYYYDMRYFFDVNFNANGSSSFGEDSRWATFWSVGAGWNISNEEFFIEYVPFIQWLKVKGSYGVSGNMGFSPEDAMAVYTLDTENDYMSRFGAYLKAFGNSTLKWQNTYQLNLGVELHTWNRRLQFEFSYYDKLTNNTVAEMLLPISHGFGTAKANSGSIRNKGWDAKVTVNLFHNPNRGFTWSVTGSFNHTKNLIEKISEGYKKFLKELNSSMYTADVYYRYREGYSMDAIYGLRTVGVDPATGQRMFLTKDEDVTFAQNAEDMVYLGDRLPKINGNLSTNLAYKGFILTVGFGVKWGGKQFNSTLANKTENAYLILNQDRRVLSDTWQKPGDIVPYKKLMLNSASTNTFPCDAFVQKDNVFQCTNINVSYNFSDQFCRKLGLKGLSLGANLSDVFYISTVKRERGTSYPFSRNPIFFLSLSF